taattacctcaaaagaaagcaTGTGaagtgtgacaacatgccccgtaggtGGCATGCTTAACTTTACGTGAGTATGAGCGTGCATCTCTCTTCAACATAAATAAAGCGCGCAAGAAACTATGAGCGTACAATGTAGTCGTGTCGTCAGTTAAGACACGAAACTACCAAAAGGCAACTAAAGCTGCAAActgtgcatgcatgcatactGTATGTGCATCACTCAATAGAACGTCTCTTAAATGcatgtacaaaaaatatattctgcAATTCGAGATAAGGCGCAATCGGATATGTTGgctgatttttatttgtaatttaatgcaAAGGTTATTGTGAACACAGTACACTCATAGTAGAAAATTTGCATGGTTCTAAtctattctaatttatttactgttaaattgaaGAGTACAAACGAAAACGAAAGCATTTAAATGcgtaaaataactttatttttgattctgGAATGTATGTGCTTTTTCACCTTCTTACTCATGTCTCATCCATGAGTATGCAATGTTCAATGCTTGTTCAGTGTTGGGGAACAAGCTTTTGGGGGGTTTGAGAACCAGAACGAAGCTGACTGAGCAATAAAGCTATAGTGAACccttttattaaaataccagGAGGTGAGGAATAATACTACAACTGTTCACTCAGTATGACTTGATCTAattcaaaaatatctcaaataCAAATGTACTGTATTCGGTTGTGTTTTAGGCACTAAAATAGTCTGGTACTTTATggtcaaacacatttttatattgaaataatgaacatttctgTGCCATCCCAGACTGGTTAAAACTACACAACCTCAGCATGATTATGatcactgttttgttttaatgtccCCTCCCTGACCACCCCTATAAAAAACATCCTGGCTCCACCACTGGCTACTCCCCGCCTTATCTCCGCTCTTTCCTTTCATTCTGTTCATGGTTTTGGAAAACTTGCCTTGGAAGTTTCTCCAAGTTGCTTTGCATAACTCGTGTTTCGTTGTAATTTCTTTGCAGAAATTAAATGCCGCCTTCAAATCTTTAAAGTCCTAATGACATcaaaattaaagtgttttttttttttttttttggcttttagtatgaatatgttaagCTTAAGGTTATCTAAAGTATTTCGGGGCCTTTACTCTGTAAAATGTACATGCTACTGTATTTTGACTGCATTCACAAGTGAGACAATGTCTAAACCGCCGTAGTTGTGTTGAAGTATTGTCATATCTTCTCTGTGCAGTTATCTCAATATGGAGAGATGACCACTTTATATCTTGGAAGAAAGCCATCAATATTTCTCAATACAATCCAGATCACGAAGGAAGCCCTGGTCCAAAATGCTTCATCTTTTTCAGGAAGGCCAGCTATACCACTTCTAATCTGGATCACTGAAGGATATGGTCAGTACTGGCCTGCACTGAAAATGTTGGTGTTGTAGGGTACtagtataaaaaatgtaaaagctgCTATATGTAATTTTCTGACTGTACTCTGTCGGAATGTTTTGATTTTGGTGGAAAACAACCAGCAAACAATTCTACCCGACCTAAAAAGCTTCAGCATCCATCTGAAATGGTATGTGACCAGAAGCATTTTTGAATGCGCATAGACATTTTAAGTTTGATCAGTATATGTTGGTTTACAGTataaagcccaaagtatacttcactTTTTATGCGTACACGAAGGTGAACATACAGCGCGTGTGATGCGAATTTTGTCATCAGAATAGTACGCACACCGCATGATTTTTGTAACCCCTGTACTTTGTACATGCTGGTCGCACATGCGCATTGAAGTTATTTTGCAGTAACcagttgttccacaaggtgACAACAACGTCCCATTGGTTTCACAGTACAAAATGAAACTAAACAGACAGGACaccaacaacaataaaatagtggtgactgcaacaacaacagatgcTTACATTGACAAAAGCTTGTAAGTAGGATTGTCCCCTAATAGTTGGCTAACCTTTAGTCGACAAGAACAGTCTTGGTCAACCACAATTTCATTAGTTGCTTAgtctaaggaaaaaaaaaatccaccggaagtggcaaagtcacacagtctgtgacggacagatcgttaatGGCTGGTCcatgtggtaatacagtacattggggcaggacatccaaacgctcacctGTCATTCATCAATGTCAAATGAGACTTATCatctaaaatatgtaagtagAAGCAACTTTACATGGTCACCGAAAAATGCACtgttgaagtgtctgtgcggagtgtggaagctaaATAGTAGCACTTTCCCTGCATGACATATGGATGCGCCGGTGCTGtcacttgcacttaaaatactctgtcctTTTTGGtaatacagataagagtaatacatctttcgattCTGTAAAAACCCTGtctatttgtgtgcactcacaataacaacaaaactttgtgcttttgtaaaataatgaatgcaaacaggatgtgctttctgctGTCTCGTTCTCTAAACTTGAGCGTGTCAAAAACAAGATAAACCAAAACTTTGTGTATACTTGCCTAGACAttgaaaatatatctatagaaagcaaaatgtctacttttaaattaaccaatttaaatggaaaacaaatggtCTCAGActatgtaatccatatgaaacatgcGCTTCGCTATTGCAGAGATGTTAAGTCATTTTCACTGTATTCATCTCTAAAgccgaaaacaaaaaaatagtttgtcAGTAAATTATTAAGTTAATGCAGCCCCTGGTGTGCTTTGGCAAGCTTTATGTGCATGCTTGatcgcttattaggctatgtaggcaattaaaggctcattattatgatttaaatggtttattaataaacatgcgatTAAAAATCtgtagtcgagggcagccctacttGTAAGTAAGAGGGTACGAGACGGCCCAAGTTTGGTTTAAAAtagttcaaaaatatttgttatcgGTCATAACTtaggggaaaaaataaagcagacacTGGACATGGATGAAGCTTTCCAGAGCGCATGTGTGGACGCTAGCGTACACATACAAAAATTAAGTATGCTTAAGGCTTCCATTGTAAGATTTGtatttggactgcagtacccattcaaccactagctgtcaagattacatactgcacctttaaaatgaaaactgaaaacgcAAAGTAATTGCAAGGTCAACTTTGTAGACCATCTTGGTCAAGACCATATGCATTCAAGTTGTCTGTCTTTATTCTTCTTGCCTTTGTATATCCTTTGAACTCTGAAGATCTGTTCTCTCACTATAAGGTATCATAATGGCCACATATGGTCACTCCTGGAGGCAGCAGAGACGGTTTGCTCTGCACACGCTCAGGAACTTTGGCCTGGGGAAGAAGTCTTTGGAGGAACGTGTGACAGAGGAAAGCACTTACCTGGTTCCTGAAATGCTCAAATTGGAAGGTTATTGAGAATTTTAGACTCTGTTTAGAGTTGCTGTAGATTCTTAAACATGCTACATCACGCAGATAAATAAATGCTTGGTTAAGTATTTAGGTTACCTTCAAATCCCTTAAgccagatttgtttttatagctatttaaattcatttatgtGGCTAGATTCTCTTTAGTCCCTGGCAAGAACTATTTTAAGAGATTAACACATGGTTTTCTTTGTTGAAGGCAAGCCTTTCGACCCACAACATGCAATACACAATGCCGCTTCCAACATTATCTGCTCCATCGTGTTTGGGGATCGTTTTGACTATGATGACAAGCGCTTTGCATGCCTTCTGGAAATCGTGAAGGAGAACAGCATTCAGACAGGGTCACTTGTCGGACAGGTATGAACAAGtactaaatatgtttttaacttATGACTACCCTAATATCCAACTGGATCAGGAGGTGAATCTATGTTATGTCAAATCCTGAACTTCTCAACTCAAGAATTATTCATTAAGGAACATATGATGGTCCAGTAAATCTGTAGGCAACAATGGGAACTACTTGACTGGGCATGTCCTATCCTGCTTCTGGAGGTCCAACTTCCTTGTGGAGTTTAGCTCAAATTGTTCTTaacttcactttaaaaaaaggtCAGGATTATTTGAAACTAGGCAGTTGTTTTGGAGctggttgaagctaaactctgcaggaaggtggTCTTCCAGTAGCAGGACTGGAGACTCCTGCAGATGATGCTGCATAGTTAAacatagatttttttccttttccagGTGTTTAACTTGCTTCCCATCATCAAACATTTCCCAGGGCCACATCAGAAAATCTATCAGAATGCCGAAGAGTTTAAAGCTTTCATAAGGGATGCAATCAAAGCGCACAGAGAAACTGTGGATCCAGACAGTCCTCGGGACTTTATTGATGCCTACCTGCTAGAGATAGAGAAAGTGAGACCCTCACGCTCTAGAAACTGTATTATCCACTCTCCTTGATGATAGTTTGTGGGGGCTTTACTCCCAGTCTTAACTCTGAGTCGGTGACAAGAATTTTGTTTTAGGACCAACAATATCCTAGAAGTGAAATCACGGTAAGCTGCTTGGGAACTAAATATGCTTGGATAAActggaatgttttctgttttcattcgAGCAGCAAAAGTCCAATGAGGACTCTACATTTCATGAGAATAACTTGGTTATGTCAGTATCTGACCTTTTCCTGGCTGGAACCGACACCACAGCGACCACCATCAGATGGGGGCTCATCTACTTGACTCAAAACCCACATGTACAAGGTACTGTATCTTAAACAGTAGAGTATTATGTGAGCAATGCAGATTGACACAAATTGGCATTGTAAAAAACAGGTAGTCCCATCCCAAGTGCACCTTTGTTAAAACTAGAAGAGCAAGAttttgaaaggtttttttttgttttgttttgttttttttacagtggctTACTTGTACTAGTATTCTGACATTGGAAAACCTTTACTCGTCTGCTCTTGTTTCATTACAGAGAGATGTCATGAGGAGATTGTTCGGGTGCTGGGTTACGACCGCTTGCCCAGCATGGATGATCGGGACAAACTACCGTACACATACGCCACTGTTCATGAGTTTCAGCGCTGTGCCAACATTGTACCCTCTGGTGTGTTTCATGAAACGACTCAGCCTGTAAAACTACGAGGATACGACATTCCCAAGGTAATGAATGGAGCATTGgttttttgatttaaatcaTTTCGCTAACAAACATTGTCTTTCTAGGGCACCGAAGTATATACTAACTTAACAGCAATTTTAACCGACAAGGAGCAATGGAAATACCCAGACACTTTTAACCCAGAGAATTTCTTAGATGACAATGGACATTTCTTCAAGCCAGAGTCTTTTCTTCCTTTCTCCTTGGGTGA
Above is a window of Labeo rohita strain BAU-BD-2019 chromosome 23, IGBB_LRoh.1.0, whole genome shotgun sequence DNA encoding:
- the LOC127155047 gene encoding cytochrome P450 2B4-like translates to MWTTLLKLDLASVGLALSLFFIFIVVFEIFRINSYRGQTPPGPTPLPFVGTIPYFLKNPMEFIRSLSQYGEMTTLYLGRKPSIFLNTIQITKEALVQNASSFSGRPAIPLLIWITEGYGIIMATYGHSWRQQRRFALHTLRNFGLGKKSLEERVTEESTYLVPEMLKLEGKPFDPQHAIHNAASNIICSIVFGDRFDYDDKRFACLLEIVKENSIQTGSLVGQVFNLLPIIKHFPGPHQKIYQNAEEFKAFIRDAIKAHRETVDPDSPRDFIDAYLLEIEKQKSNEDSTFHENNLVMSVSDLFLAGTDTTATTIRWGLIYLTQNPHVQERCHEEIVRVLGYDRLPSMDDRDKLPYTYATVHEFQRCANIVPSGVFHETTQPVKLRGYDIPKGTEVYTNLTAILTDKEQWKYPDTFNPENFLDDNGHFFKPESFLPFSLGPRVCLGESLAKMELFLFTTSLLQQIRFSWPPGAKGPNMNGIVSLVRSPEPFNIICHSRGSKE